The sequence GTCGAAAATGATGTAAAACCTTAAATTGGTGAAGACTTATTATGTTTTATTGAAATTGACCAAGCCTGAATATTAGTTGACACCCCTGCAAAAGGATAGGAAGGATTTTGTTGAACAGAAAACCTTGCCCACACCAAGCGGCCATCTATGGTCAATCCCatgaacattttttttgggggtaaaatCAGTCCCATTAACATTACTTCCCAATTAtctatttggaaaataaaatcctGTACGagcttcatctttttttttttttttttttaaatcggaTGCCCAATCCCTGATTTATACAGCTCGAATTGTGatactagtttgtttcaatgGGGATATAAAAGTTGGAATAAGATCCATTCCTACATGATTCAAATGTCACATGTCTTCATGTAGGGCAATCATATCTCAAATGCAAAAGTTAAGGTAGCACATTCCTTGATCCATAACCTAACTCCAAACCATTCTCATTTAAAGCTATCAAAAATTAGTAGTGCTTGTTTTCTTGAGCAACCAAATTCTAACAGTCGACCCTAACCCACAAGAGGTGTCGAGTTTGAGACCTCCTATTCCctcccactaaaaaaaaaaaaagagctgcATCCACTAGTTCATACCCTTCCTAGGCTTCATGAATTATCATGGTCATTGCCCACTTCAATGAGCTAACATGGATGAGAAATTAAGATTCATGGACCACAAAAATATTCAATGTCGCTGCTTCTTGTTgcagggtgagagagagagagaggttttggGATCCTAATCCTCTCCAATTCTTAATCCTGCATTCTAGTTCTCTCTATACACTTGTAGTTCTCTCTACAAccattcaattttgaaaatgtacaagTGTCATGTGTATAAAGAGAATTTCACAATTAAGAAttagagaggatctaaatccggGAGGGTAAATTGATATAGGTGGTAGCTAAATGTCATTAATAGGTCTCCATGACATGTAATTCCATTCATGTCTTGTGaatatattctttttctttgcctAATCATGTCTTTGTCACTGTTGGTAGATTTTAAGCAATTATAAATGAATACATTTTTGTAGCCTACCTAAGTAACAATCATTTTTACCTTTAAAAGTTTTATAAAACTGTTCTGTCCAATTCCCCATTAATATCACTCATTAGTTTACTGAACACCACGATGTGTCTATCCCTCTCTCAATAAATAACTtgagaaaaaatattatgtctagGAGCATGGTATACGTCAGAGCTCCCATGtgtctatttttttcttctttatgtgAAAACATATCTCcgtcttttattttatggagaaaaaaataaatactgaAAATATTAGCCTAAATCATACTCTCAAGAACCACTTTCTAAATAATttataagaatttaaatacgcaaggaCAATAGTCAGAAATCAAAATGGTTAAATGATTAAATTGAAGTCCacatgaccaaaaaaaaaactactatgGGGAGAAGCTATTCTTACATGTCAAGCCATTTTATCTGAAAGTTATATTATAAAACGCAcgtaaaaggaaaattttcaagtaaTTCCAAAATTCTATGAAAGAACATATCAGAAGTCTTTCCTTGTTTGATATTCATTTGGCTCTTCGAATCAAGTTGGAGCCTCTCAAAGTCTACATATAATCAAATCATTAAGAATAAGAGAAAACTAATAATGGAATCATATTGGGTCAGGCTAAAACCATTAAAAActtttgaataaaagaaaaaataaataaatgctaGTCCCACATCAGAGTGTTGTCAATTCAGCACTTGATCATGATGAACATGGCATGGCTAATATATAAGGTCCTTTTAAATTTCCAACACCTTTGCCACTTGGAAGATTCTTTATTGATAACCTAAAATTGATACGCAAAGAAATCCACACACCAACCTTATGGAAGTTATGAGTGCTAATCTAGTCATGCTCTTCGCATATTCTTAACTTCTCAtcgatttttgtttttattttcttgatgggtTGTTCTAGATATTACTATGTCTAATGAAGTATATATAATGTTTCACTGTTTTATATTTCATAGTACATGGGTTTTTTCGAAAATTTTATATACATCTCAATTACTAAAATTTAGTTTAAGTAAAGTAAattgcataaattttgattcaagattttttttgtaaaattatcaaaatgacATCAAATGGTGATAAATATAGAATGTAAAATGACATCTTCTGTAATAATTTTCTTCTACtcattttaagttgaaattATACTAATAAGATCTTCTCTTATATAGATCAATCAAAGTGTTTACACATGGTAAATAGTGGAACATCATACTTCACTAGTCATAGTGATGGAAAAGAAATTCCTTCATTTTATCAATAATATACAATAACATCTTCTGGGAGTTAGTgcatactctttttttttttttttttttttaggggttggAGGGCGCGGTTAGAAGTGGATTATACATAGATTTtgtctacctaaaaaaaaaaagggttaggcTGTTAGGAAGTGATTAATATACATAGATTTgctctacctaaaaaaaaaaaagggttaggcTCATAACTCAAAAATAACACTTTTACTATGTCGAGATCTTTTCCATCTCTCCAATGTCCATCTGATGGGTAGAAGCTTTAGGATGCGTTCAAGTCCCTCTCCGTTATTGGATGCGAACTAGGGGGTGGGGGTTGGAGAGTATATGGatccttacttttttttttttaagataaaaatCTATTGTACCTGTTCTTACTAAtaggagagatttttttttttttccttcccaatAAACTGAAAGTTTGTTGGTTTCATAATTCATGAGACACCCACACgagaaagatagagagaaaTCAGAAATAAACTTACAATGTATGATATCCATGATGTAAAAGTAGCAGAATACTCTAATATTTACTATACCTTTGAACTAAAGTTAGGTCACATAGCCATGTTCCATTAAAATAGTACACACCAGCAAAATCTAATAAAGTGCAAACTACCATATCTTTGAACTAAAGTTTGTTAGGATGCAAAAATATAatatgtgttattttttttaatagaaataaaattataatatgCCATGAGAGGTATTTGTTAATAgaagattaacatgatccaagagaaaagagagaatctcGAGGATCTAAGAGTATGTGGAAAGCATCCCCACACTAATGATGTGTTTAGATTTTTCCTTTGTAAATTATAGAACAATCTTGTAGTTTCTAACAAAGAGTTAATTATTAAATCCTTTTACTAAAGTTTCTAACAATCCATAGCAATCTCTTAGTGTCTAATAAAGTGTAGAATCTAGGTAAAGCTTATCTTTCTTAGGAGCTTCCTTAGGTCCACGCCAACAATACACATTGAGCAACAAAAGGGATTTACATAAATTAAAAGCACAACTCTTGATTGGCTCCAAATTGTTTAACATAATCTTTCTTATATTATTTAAATCGCCATATCTATGTGCCATCATCATTTGGAAGGGTCTTTTTCTACTGATATGACAATAGGACAAATTTACCAAGGATTTGCAAAAGGAAGTTTTTGTGAAGCATGTTTCACATATGATTATGTCATCAATACTTTTGCTTGGAACCTAAGGAATTCACACAAATGGAATCGattgggaaaataaaaaataaaagggttataaaaaaattctctctctcttgtataTATAACAATGAACTTATGAGAGATAGACATTATCTTTCACTAAATGACCAGTAATGGAAATTAATGCAATGTAATGTCGTTTTATAAGTAATCTTGTACATATTTATAGTAATTAGAAACTTGAAGATGTTAAGAGAAAAGAACGGGGTTGAGTCATACTATCTATACTCTCTTTAAGACTGTAAATTCCTTGATGGTGCAATATAGGCCCATTCAGTAGTTGCCACTTTTAGCTACGGTCACGTTAGGATATACTCGAGTTGTGCTCAATCgacaagaaaagaatgaaactgGATGCAAAAACAAAGCAGGAGTAGTTTGAGAGAATATATGAGAATAACAGAGagtttaaaatatttagaatcacTCATAAAGTATCGTGGACATCCCCTACTTATAGAAGAGAGATGCATCTTAAAAACAACTGTCTGAAAGAGCCCAAATAATGTCACTCTAAAAGAGCACACACAGAAAATTAGCCATTGTTGGCATCCAAACAATTTTGAGCAATGATCAACATAAACTGTATTCAATGTTGGACAAAGAGTAATTAATGTCAGTATCGCTCTTGAAAAACTCCAACTATGAAAAATCTTTGACAGAGGTCTAACAACAAACCACTAATGCCATAAAAATCACAAATGACATCAGAAAAATATGGGTTAAGTAAATCAATAGGTAGGCTTGATGCTATTAAAAATACCAGCGGAAGTGAAGACCTCATTCTAAATGatatagataaaaatattcatctttagaatgataatgaCATTTTTAATTACAGTAATGTTGATCATTTATTTGATGCCAGAGATATTCAGAGTTTTATCTCCTATAACACTTTAATAGGAATGTTGCACTGAAACTGTATATATGactttgcttcttttttatttttggtaagaagATATGTGACCTTGCTCTGTTCAATGAGAATGAAAACAACCCCAAACCCCATAAAGGAAAGAGAGTATATGATGAGTCTTTCTTCCCGAGAACCTTGACATTATACCTTATTATTATACTTCTCATTAAATAATATGTGTCTCACTCAACTCTTTTCGATAAGTAATGTCATACTAAaggattcccccccccccccctctctctctctctctctctctctcactcacgcATCCACATACGCACACTCCTACGcagcctttttcttcttccaaatctcCTTGAAATTTCCTTCCCGAAACGACGGCCAGCTGCCAAGCCTTGCAGGCAAAAGATACAGTTTGAGACAAAGGCGGCTTTCACTCACGAAGCTATTATTTACTATTCCGCACGTGGCTCATGCATGACTTCATTATCTTTGGAATTTTCCTCTATCTGAAATGTCCTAAATACCCTCATTCACAAAATAAAACATATTTAACGGTCTTGAAAATGCGATGGGGGTCAAACCTCCCGAATCCTTGCACCATCAAACCTGTCAGATTGATGAGTCTTccacgaaaaagaaaaaataaaaaaagaacaaaacaataaaaaaatttaaactcaTTAATTTTCCCTATAAAATAATCTCATTCCAGGAAAAAATTCGAACTATGTACAGATTCCGGCACCGGCGATTATGAAAAAAAACCGGCGACTCTTAATTTCGATTATCAATTTTCAGATCCTTGATCCTTAGCGATGAAAGGATGTGATAAGAGCTGCGAAACTGTCCATCTATTACTGGAATCCTTCTGCAAACAACAATTGATGAAGCTCTGAAATTCCTCCGAAGCACTCTCCGGCAAGCTCGGTGGTTCTCCGAAACAGATGGCACACATTAGGGTGGCCCAATCGGGTCTCTGCTCAGGAGACAGCAAGGGGAAGTGACCCACATAGAGCTCCAATAGCGTAAGCCCCAAGCTCCAGATATCCGCAGCGTAACCGTTATAGTTGGAGCCGTAGGTATCGGGATCGAACCTCTCTGGGCTCATGTATGCGCAGGTGCCCACATAAGAGTCGCATCGTTCGAGCTTACCGCACATGATCTTGCTGACTCCAAAGTCTGCAATCCTGACCTCCATCTTCTGATTCACCAGCAGATTCGCAGGCTTGATGTCTCTGTGGACGATTTTCTGGGAGTGAAGGTAGTTGAGACCATTGAGGACTTGGCGAGCGATGGTGGAGAGTGAGAGCTCTGAGAGGCTTCCATGGGATTTAAGGAGAGTATCGAGTGTGCCGCCATCCATGTATTCCATGAGGATCGTGATGTCGCCGGAGGGTTTCTCGAAAATACCGTGGCATCGGACGATAAAGGGAGAGTCTGTACGGCGGAGGATCTCCATCTCGCGGAAGATCTGGCGGCGGACGGTGGTGTCACAGTCTCCATGGACGACTTTCAGGGCGTAGACGGCGGATGTGCGCTTGTGGCGGACTTGGTAGACTGTGCCCCCATTGCCGTGGCCGAGGACTTTGAGTTTCTCAAGGTCAGAGAGGCGGTCGACTTCTTGGGATGTAGTAGTGGTGGtggctgaggaggaggaggaaagcaAACTGGGGGGCAGTGGGAGATGGAAGCGAGGGCGGCAATCGGCGGAGTCCGGCGAAGGGAGACGGAGATTGAGGTTCCGGCGTTGTCTAACAAGTGCCATTTTGGCTGGGGGGATGGGATTTTGGGGAAGACAGGAAGAGGAGAGTGACCGTTATATATGAATAGGGAGGAAGGAAACGTGGAGAATTAGTTGGGGTTgagaaaaaaaacagaagtcCATTTCCACATTTCAAGTATCTTACGATTTTAAACTTCCTAATACCGGAGAGAGTACGTAAGGACGTCAAAACCAAAGTTCACTGAAACTGAATGGAGAACAGAGTCATTGACTCATTTACACTGAAATcagtttaataaatggtttggtttttgttttaaattggGAATATGTAATTAATGGGTGAGTGGTgggaaaaaatcgtctgcaattctgatttcgtataatttcgtgaaataccaccttcagggagtgacacgtgtattgataccaatgcaatagtcaagatctgatttaaatgactcttcattgatttaaggttttattagttgtaccagatctggaccattgcattggtatcaatacacgtgtcacatCGTGaaagtggtatttcacggaattgtacgagatcagaattacaGATGATTTCAACCCGAGCTGATAGCAAGTTGAATAATTTTACATCTTCAATGGTTGTGATTGAATATTATAAATCCAACGATTGAGATTAAAATGTGTTGTTTATAGGTTGCGAATGCTTAAGTGTTGCTACCTTTTAGCCGCAATTAATTggtttaataataattatttaaatcaATGATTAATCATACTAAATTATTTAAAACCATTTATATATACATAGTAATGATGATGATCCTAAAAATACATCTCATATTATGTGTTTTTGTTAAGTTTTATGGAGAAAGTTTAAACTTCATCCAAAGTGAAAGAATCATTAGAatcattattattaattttagaATCATTATTAGTACTTCATCTATTTGTTGTCAACAATTACATATTCTTTGGGTATGCTCAAGGCAATTATGGACTAAATATTCTAAGATAACTGGAAAACTCaacctatatcgggcatacttGGGGCTACTTACATGgaggtgtttagtgttttttactgttttcagtgaaagttaaatagttctcattcaactttGGTATAACCTGATCCATGTGATTGTAAAGTCAATATGGGCCTGCAAGACTAGTTAGGCCGGATACCactcgttagcaaaaaaaaaaaaggatgaagaaTACTACGCAACAAGTTACGTATATTTAGACTCCAAATACATGGAAGAGTAGAACTGAAGCACAGACGTCTTTTCACAATCTAATTTCACTTCCCCATGTATCTAGACTTATACTACAGTACCAGGTAAGGTAAAAAAtccttaaaaattttaaaaatgccTCACGAAATCCTTAAATCCCTTAAAAAAACTTTAGAATATCCTTTTAGAGTAAGAAGTCTTGATTTTGCACAGAAATTCTTTGCAACTTGGAGGCCACAAATCCTGATTCTACTTTCTTTTGCCTTTTATTCCAGTTGATTTCGTTTAGCATCGAAGGATTAATTGGACAACTATTGCCAAATTCCGTTCAAGGCTGATGCCATAATAACCAGTCAtggtcccaagtcccaaccatAGGTATCCAAAACAAGCTTTACCAGAAGCTTCAACGTGGGCTCTAAGATCCATGATATCCTAACAACTACTGTGTCTTGGGCTCCTCCAGCCCCTCCATCTGCCTTTACGTCACCCAATCTCTCTATGCTCTGTGTTCTTCTGGAAGGATTataactttttcttctttttaaatggtTAATTTGCTTCCACATGTTTCACATGCATATGGCAAATCGGCCTTTGAAGTAGCCAATTCTGATCCGATCCATGGGCCCACTCCACTTTCCAGCACGATAATCGATAAGAATTCTTATGGGGATTCGGATGATCCATTTCTATCTGATTTGAGTAGAATTGATGAACCCTATTCCGATTCCTTGAACCATGGTAGCCTAtacctttttgggtttttttgggTGAGATGGCAATCCTTAGCCCTTATACACTTGATATCAGATAAAAACCAATAGATATATAGCCCCAACCTTCGTCCATTCTCAACCTTAGCGGCCAACACTAATCCAATGTATTGCCATTGCCAATCAGTTACtaattaaagaaaatgaataagCTGTTGTATGTGTCAGTATTcaatatttatctttttttgtcTTAAATATACTCATCTTTATCAttgtaatgacagaaagtaGAACATATGTTGGATGCTAACTCGTACGAACAACAAATCCTATCTCCTCATTAAAATTCGGGAAAAGTTTGAACATCTATTGAGCTCTCCCATCATGTATTTATCTCTCCCACTGGGCCATGGTTGTCCCCTCTTTCTCCGTTGTTTGTTGCCCACTAGTTTACTAAGAGCATGCGTTGGACTCTTACAACATAGCCAAACTAAAGGTTTTTTGGGCCCTAAGGTGTCAATTTGGCCCCACCAACTTGAACCTGCTCAAGGCTTGGCTAGCTAAGCTTTTCAGTCTACAAGGCGAGCCTGGATTGATCTTAACCTGATGCAACCTGACCCTATGCATACaataaatattatgttttataaaatatataaaatttcatattcCCTTTTCTTAAATCTCTATTCTCCACCATTATTAGTCACATTGTTCCAATCTTCATTCCAACCTTGTCCAACTTTGTTAGTTCCCCTTTTcaatataaaatttcatattccctttttttaaatctttattCTCCACCATCATTAGTCACATTGTTCCAATCTTCATTCCAACCTTGTCCAACTTTGTTAGTTTCTCTTTTCAACTCGTACCTTATTCATTTTGAAAATATGTCTTTCTATGCTATCTTTTCTTGAATCTCCTTTAACAGAAGAAATAGACGCTCAagtaaaaataccaaaaaaaatctagttCATTAGTTATAAGATTGACAGTCACACGACACCTCCATCTCCTTActtttttttcatgttcttttttttataggaaTTACTTTTTCATGTTTAACTGTTAGGAATTTGTACATAAAGAGAAAGgcttatattatattataatgttacatattatttatataatttaattACACCACCCACTTTTTAATGTTCATATAGGGACAACTAGGGCCATACAGGGTCCCTAGAATGGCAAGAAAATAGAGATTGATAAGATCAATCAAGGCCACGATTGGTTGGACTGGGCCTAGGTGAGATATCCCAATCTGAACCAAGGTGAGGCTTGACCGGGTTGAGTTGAGAGAACTTAAGGTTGAGATTTTACATTGGCCACCCCACTTCTTAGGGTCTGACCATTATAAGAAGCGGCAGTTCTATCCTTGATCATTCTCAAAATCCAATAGTTGTAAGAACTGTTTTATGGAATTCAAATCTATTTTAACTCTTCTATAACCATTTAATTTTAAGGTTATACACGTGCCATATAGAGATAAGAACACGAAAATTGCACAATTAAGAATGGGAGAGAATCTAATCCCAAAGTTTCATACCAATTTGACACCAAAGGAATGAAAGTATTAAGTCGAAATTTGTTAATTTTCCTTAATATCTCTTATTTTCCTGTAATTTAATTGTGAAAAGTATATAAACATATCCACACAAAAAGGATTATCATTTCCCGTAGGGATATGTACAGATTACGGCACCGgcgattgaaaaaaaaataaccggCAACTCAGATAAGGATTTTCAATGATGAATTTTCAGATCCTTGACAATAAAAGGGTGTGACAAGAGCTGCGATACTGTCCATCTCTTACTGGAATCCTTCTGCAAACAACAATTGATGAAGCTCTCAAACTCCTCCGAAGCACTCTCCGGCAAGCTCGGTGGTTCTCCGAAACATATGGCACACATTAGAGTGGCCCAATCGGGTCTCTGCTCAGGTGTTAGCAAGGGGAAGTGACCCATGTAGAGCTCCAATAGTGTAAGTCCCAAACTCCAGATATCCGCAGCGTAACCGTTGTAATTCGAACCGTAAGTGTCTGGATCGAACCTCTCAGGGCTCATGTAAGCACAGGTACCCACATAAGAATCGCAGGGTTCGAGCATACGGCACATGATCTTGCTGACTCCGAAGTCTGCAATCTTCACTTCCATCTTCTGATTCACTAGCAGATTTGCAGGTTTGATGTCTCTGTGGACGATTTTCTGGGAGTGAAGGTAGTGAAGACCGTTGAGGACTTGACGGGCGATGGTGGAGAGTGAGAGCTCTGAGAGGGTTCCATGGGATTTGAGGAACGAATCGAGTGTGCCACCGTCCATGAATTCCATCAGGATAGCGGTGTCGCCGGAGGGTTTCTCGAAAATTCCGTGGCACTTGACTATGTAGGGAGAGTCTGTACGTCGGAGGATCTCAATCTCGCGGAAGATCTGACGGCGAACGGTGGTATCGCAGTCTCCATGGACGACTTTGAGAGCGTAGATGGCAGATGTGCGCTTGTGGCGGACATGGTAGACTGTGCCGCCGTTACCGTGGCCAAGGACTTTGAGTTTCTCAAGGTCGGAGAGGCGGTCGACTTCTTGGGATGTGGCGGTAGTGGGAGCGGTGCCGCTGGTGGTAGTGGCGGAAGAGAGTGAAGTTGGGGGGAGTGGGAGGGGGAAGCGTGGGCGGCAATCGGTGGAGTCCGGCAAGGGGAGGCGGAGATTGAGGTTACGGCGTTGTCTAACTAGAGCCATTCTGGGTTTGGAGGTTGAGCTTAGGTGGTGACTTTTTCGGGTAGGAATGAGCGAAGGAAGCAGAAGTGGCGTTAGTGATATAGTGATGTATAGCCGGCCGGGCTCGAAGGAAGAAACGTGGAAGGCAAGTGGTTGGGACTTGGggaatgaatgaagaaaaagaagacacaAGTTGGATAGGATGGTGGGCCCACACAAATTATTAGCATTCGGGATATTATCCCCACGTGATGAATTGTAGTCATTCCATTTCCTTATTTTATGGCATCAAAAATCCCTACACAGCTGAGGTGTAATTAGGGAGAGTTGGAGTTtggattaaaattttattttatttcatttatttttgggtagaacGGCAGTAGGAAAGTTGGGAACATGGTTTTAGTTAATGGTCTCGAATTGTTTATCAGTTAGTTCAGAAATTGATAGTGACTCTAATACGTATCAATTTATATTGGATGTATCAATCGTCTCATatcatttttcttataaatattgaattttttttttcttttgattttactCTCTATCCATTTTgtatcactgatctcgtatcaACTAGATATCTGTATCAATCCTCTTAGAATGATAGTGCTTCcctatatgtatgtatgtatgtatgtattttttttttataaaatgataTATATGTCTCCTATTataggaggggagagagagagagagaaacacacAAAGAAGGACTAGCATgagatattttattaattttaataagTTTGGGATGTTTGGGCTGTATTAAGAGAACTATTAATGTAGTGCCTTATTTTCCACCGTAAGAATTAGGGatttattttctccttcttgtcTACATCTCATCTTTTTTACAATAACATTATCAACTCAAGTCCGAAAGAATTTTCATCATTTTGCATCTAATGCCTAATTTTAAGTTTGacttttttgaagaaactaGAACTTGTACCAAGAAGAGTTCTAATTTGACACACTAATATAGAGACGCCATAAGAAATTAAGAATGGACTTGTGAAAGGACCAAAATCTAAATAATACATCAATCCTAGATAATGTATAATTTCCTAGGTGAGGGAT is a genomic window of Macadamia integrifolia cultivar HAES 741 chromosome 13, SCU_Mint_v3, whole genome shotgun sequence containing:
- the LOC122060200 gene encoding mitogen-activated protein kinase kinase 9-like is translated as MALVRQRRNLNLRLPSPDSADCRPRFHLPLPPSLLSSSSSATTTTTSQEVDRLSDLEKLKVLGHGNGGTVYQVRHKRTSAVYALKVVHGDCDTTVRRQIFREMEILRRTDSPFIVRCHGIFEKPSGDITILMEYMDGGTLDTLLKSHGSLSELSLSTIARQVLNGLNYLHSQKIVHRDIKPANLLVNQKMEVRIADFGVSKIMCGKLERCDSYVGTCAYMSPERFDPDTYGSNYNGYAADIWSLGLTLLELYVGHFPLLSPEQRPDWATLMCAICFGEPPSLPESASEEFQSFINCCLQKDSSNRWTVSQLLSHPFIAKDQGSEN
- the LOC122059338 gene encoding mitogen-activated protein kinase kinase 9-like, with translation MALVRQRRNLNLRLPLPDSTDCRPRFPLPLPPTSLSSATTTSGTAPTTATSQEVDRLSDLEKLKVLGHGNGGTVYHVRHKRTSAIYALKVVHGDCDTTVRRQIFREIEILRRTDSPYIVKCHGIFEKPSGDTAILMEFMDGGTLDSFLKSHGTLSELSLSTIARQVLNGLHYLHSQKIVHRDIKPANLLVNQKMEVKIADFGVSKIMCRMLEPCDSYVGTCAYMSPERFDPDTYGSNYNGYAADIWSLGLTLLELYMGHFPLLTPEQRPDWATLMCAICFGEPPSLPESASEEFESFINCCLQKDSSKRWTVSQLLSHPFIVKDLKIHH